The Klebsiella quasivariicola region ATATTCAGGGAACGACTGGAGAAGAGCGGAAAAAATGCAAAGCTGATCATCGGTGCAATGATGCGGAAGCTGGCACAGGTGGCGTACGGGGTCCTGAAATCGGGACGCCCGTTCGATGCCACGCAGCATACGGAAAATGCTTGCATGGCATAACAGTATCTACATTTCCGTGCCATTTGTAGCCACGGGCAGCACTCCCGGAAGACGGAGCCCGCGACGGGAAATATGACGAGGTACTGCGTGCGCCATCGTCACGGAATTCATGCAAAAGAAAACCCCGGTTACGTCAGACGCGACCGGGGTTTTTTCATGGCAATCCTTCCCGCTTAACGGCGTTCGAGGATCTCAAAGCAGTAGCTGTGGGAGTTCTGCGCATCGGCATCATGAAACTCACTGAACACCGATTCCCACTCGTCCGGATCGTAATCCGGGAAATGAGTATCGCCTTCCACTTCCGCATCGATATGAGTCAGATACAGCTTCTGCGCTTTCGGCAGAAACTGCTCATACACGCGTCCACCGCCAATCACCATAATCTCTTCCACATCGCCGCAGGCGGCAATCGCTTCCTCAACGGAGGAGACCCACTGCACGCGATCGTCGCTGCCGGGTTTGCTGCTGATCACGATGTTTTTACGCCCCGGCAACGGGCGTCCAATGGATTCCCAGGTCAGACGCCCCATCACTACCGGCTTATTTAACGTGTTGCGCTTGAACCAGGCGAGATCGGCAGGCAGGTTCCATGGCATGGCGTTTTCCATACCAATCACGCGATCTACCGCTAACGCCGCAATCAGACTGATCATTCATTCATTCCTGAGTACAAAAAATTGTCGCCACTATACGGAAAGCGTACAACTTCGTCGACTGGGCGGAGAGTAAAGAATAAGAAAATTTTCTGATTTGCTGGCAAGCCCACGTTCACACCGTGGGCCGCCAGAAGAGGATCTAAAAGAAAACAAAATGTTACTGGTTAGCGTCAGGCAGAGGGCTTATTTTCCGGCTCATCGGCAATATCCCCGGTATGCCTGCCCTCTTCCGTTCCCTGCCAGCCATGGCGCTGCACCAGCGACAGATGATGTCGATCTTCGTTGATGATGCCGGTGAGCATATCGCTGGTCCGCTTGAAGACCGCCACCCGCGACGCCGCGTCGTTTTCCGCCATCGCCACCATCTCTTCGACCATTTGCAGGTTGAAACGACGGAACAGATCGGCCCGCTCGCGCGCTTCATAGGCGCCAAGCCCCAGCGCCTCCAGCGTCATTCGGCCGGACTTCAGCGCGGCCTCGAAGGTTTCACGCTCCGGCGCGTCAACGCCAGCCTGACGCAGCTGGATATAATGATCGACATCGCGGGCGCGGGAGATAATCTGCAGATGCGGGAAATGTTCTTTCACCCTCGCCACCAGCTCCAGGCTGACGTGCGGATCGTCAATGGCATTGATCAGCACTTCCGCCTTTTCCGCACCGGCTGACTCCAGCAGATCGACCCGGGTGGCATCGCCGTAGAAGACCTTCATATCAAATTTGCGCAGGGTATCGACATGGTCCGGATCGTGATCGAGGATCACCATCTTCACCCCGCTTGAGAGCAGCAGTCGCCCGGCAATCTGTCCGAAGCGGCCAAAGCCGGCGACAATCACCCGCGGCTGCTCTTCATCAATCTCGTCAGCGTCACGCGCCTGGCCGCTGGACGATTTCTCCATGCGGGTCAGCAGCACCAGCAGAATGGGGGTTGCCGCCATCGACAGGGCGACCGCCAGGGTCAACGCCTTTGCCCATTCGCCGTCCAGTACATCCGCCATCCGCGCGGCGCCAAAGACCACAAACGCGAACTCACTTCCCTGCCCCAGCAGCACCGCAAACCAGCGGCGCTGGGCGCGCGGCACGCCAAGCGGCCTGGCGATAAGCCACAGCATCAGCATTTTTATCGCCAGGAAACCGACCAGCAAAATCACAATACGCAGCGGATGGGTCACGAGAGTGCCGAAATCAATCGACATGCCGACGCCGATAAAGAACAGCCCCAGCAGCAGTCCTTTAAACGGCTCAATATCGCTTTCCAGCGCATGACGATACTCGGAGCTGGCCAGCAGCACCCCGGCGAGAAACGCCCCCATCGCCATCGACAGCCCGACCTCTTCCAGCAATAAACCAAAGCCGAAAACCAGGAACAGGGCCACGGCGCTGAACACTTCGCGCAGTCCGGAACGGGCGACAAAGCGCAGCAGCGGACGGGTCAGATAGCGCCCCAGGGCCACCACCAGCGCCAGCGCCGCGGCCACCTTCAATGCGGAAAGAGCAAACGCCACCAGCGAGGTGGCGCCACCGCTGGCCGCCAGCAGCGGGATCATCGCCACCAGCGGGATCGCCGCGATATCCTGAAACAGCAGCACCGCGAAGGCGCTGCGCCCCATCTGCGACACCGTCAGATTACGCTCATTCATCGCCTGCATCGCAATGGCTGTGGAAGAGAGCGCCAGGGTCATGCCGATCAGCTCGGCCACCTGCCAGCGCAGGCCCAGCAGCATGCAGAACAAGCCGATCAACACCCCGCAGGCCACCATCTGCAGCGCGCCGCCGCCAAACACCGAGGCGCGTAGCTTCCACAGCCGCTGCGGATCCAGCTCCAGACCAATGACGAACAGCATCAGCACCACGCCGATCTCGGCAAAGTGCAGAATCGCCTCGGCGTCGGTCACCAGCCGCAGCCCCCACGGGCCGATAATACAGCCGGCGATCAGATAGCCCAGCACCGACCCCAGCCCCAGGCGGACGGCGATGGGCACAATCAGCGCCGCGGCGCCCAGGTAAATCAGCGCTTGTATCAGCGTATGGCTATCCATTCTGATGTGCCTCCTGCCAGTCAATTAAGCGTTGACGATAATGGCGGGCCTGCTCCTGCAGCGTTTCGTCATCGCAGATAAAGGTGCAGTGCATGGCAAACGGCGGCAGCCATTTCATGCCGCAGTAAAGCGCAGTTGCCTGCAACGGCTGCGCCAGCACCGGAAAACCGGGAAATGAACCGATGTCGAAGTGGCTTTCACCGCCGCCGGTGGTCACCGCCCACATCAGCGATTTACCGCGCAGGGCAATACCGTTGTGGCCATAGGCCCAGCCGTGCGCCAGCACTTTGTCCATCCACAGCTTCAGCAGCGGCGGTACGCTATACCACTGCATGGGATGCTGCCAGATAACCAGATCGGCACGGGCCAGCGCCGCCTGCTCGGCGGCGATATCGATATTAAAGTCAGGATAGAGTTGATAGAGGGAGCGTATCTCTACGCCTTCAAGCGTCCCTGCCTGTTCAAGCATTCGCTTATTCGCATGAGAATGCTGCGGATAAGGATGCGCATAAATTATCAGAATCATTGATTGGCCTGCGTTTGCTCTTGTCATAATCAGCAAGAGTGTAGACAGTTAAGCCAACGGCTTACAATGATAACTGTGATTTATGTCGCAGTGGGTTACGCATTTCGGGGTTGATTCTTGATCGCCACATCAGAATCGTTGTCGACCAGATCGCATTGCTTCGGTAGCAGAAAGGTCATTGTGCCGGCGATAATCAACGAACCGGCCAGGGCGCAGACCGCCACATTCTGGCCGTAGAGATACATCATCACGCCCACCAGATAGGGGCCACAGAATCCGCCGAGATTGCCCAGGCCATTGATCACTCCGCGTGCGCTGCCCGCCACCTCCGGCGAAGCGATACGCCCCGGCATCGACCAGAACGGACTGGTAGCCGATTTGAGAAAGAAACCGCAGATCACCAGTGCGATATAGGCCGCCACCATCTGGTCGCGGAGCACTACCGACGCCACCAGCGCTGCCGCAAAACTGTAGAGCGAGAAGCGAACCCACAGACGACGCTTACCGCTGTGGTCGCTGAACAACGAAATCACATAGATCCCGGCCAGCGTGGCGACAAACGGCAGCACCGCCAGGAAGCCAACGCTGGCCATGTTGCCGCCGGTTAACCCCTTCAGAATGGTCGGCAGCCACAGCGTGTAGCCATAATCCCCGGTCTGGTAGAAAAAATTGAGGATCACCAGCTTCATCAGTCCGGCATTACCAAACACATCCTTCACCGGCGCCTTGCTGACAGGGGCTTCTGCCTGCTTCGCCGCACGCTCGGCGGCCAGGGTGGTCACCAGATAGTCACGCTCGCGGGCGGGCAACCAGTGGGCCTCTTGCGGACGGTCGCTGATCATAAACCACCACACGACCAGCACCACCAGCGACAACAGCCCTTCGATGATAAACAGCCAACGCCAGTCAAGCGCCGCAATAATGGCGCCGGAGACCGGCGCGGTGAGCATGCCGCCGAGCGGGGCAAACATCATCACAAACGCGTTCGCGCGACCCAGCTCTTTTTCCGGAAACCAATTGCTGACCATGGTCAGCACTACCGGCAGCATTCCCCCTTCAGAAACCCCGAGAATAAATCGCAGCACCAGCAGTTGATATTGATGAGTCACAAACCCTGTCGCCACGGAAACGATAGCCCAGGCTACCAGCGACCAGGCAATAAATTTTTTACCGCTGCCGTTAACCGCAATTCGCCCACCGGGAATTTGCAAAAATAAATAACCAATAAAAAAGATACCGCTGGCCACGCCGGCCATTTGGCTGGTAATGCCTAAATCGGCCTCCATGCCGCCTGGCAGGGCAAAGCTAATATTAACCCGGTCCATAAATGACATAATGCAGGCAATTAACACCGGCACAATGATACGCAGCCAACGGGTGCTGGGAATTTTCTCGTTCATATATTTGCACTCTCTATGCAGAGGTTATTGTTTTGATTGAGATCGCGCGGGTACAGAAATAAAAAGCTCATTAATCGATAGCGTTTGGCAGCGCTGCGCCGGCAAACCAGGCGGCGACGTTAGCAAAAACCACTTCGCTCATTTTCTGTCGTGTTTCCTGCGTGGCGCTGGCGACATGCGGCTGCAGCACCACGTTATCGAGGGCGATCAGCGCCGCCGGGACCTGGGGTTCCTGTTCGAAAACATCGAGCCCGGCCCCGGCGATAACGCCGTTTTGTAACGCGTGGATCAACGCCTTTTCATCCACCAGCGAACCGCGGGCAATATTGATAAGCCAGGCATGCGCCGGCATCACGTTAAACACCGAGGCGTCGATGATGCCGCGGTTCGCCTCGCCGCCGGATGCGGCAATCACCAGAAAATCGCTCTCATGTGCCAGGGTATGCAGGTCGGCACACCACTGATAATCGAGGCCCGCTATCTTTTTACGGTCGGTATACAGCACCTGCATATCAAAACCCCGCGCCCGGCGGGCGATCGCCTGGCCAATATTCCCCATACCCAGCAGGCCGATACGCTTCCCGCTGACCTGAGTCGCCAACGGCATACCACCGCTCAGCCAGCGTCCCTCGCGGACAAAGCGATCGCCCTGACAGAGCTGACGGGAACCGGCCAGCAGCAGCCCCATCGCCAGGTCAGCGACATCATTCGTCAACACCCCGGAGGTGATGGTGACGGCAATTTGCCGCGAGCGGGCATACGCCAGATCCACCGCATCGGTACCGACGCCGAAGATGGCAATCAGCCCAGCCTGAGGCAGCAACTCAAGGACGCTGTTTGCTACGCCGACGTCGCCGCGAGTGACCACGACGGCAATGTTCTCTCCTTGTTCACGCAGAAAGGCGATCGGATCGTCCTGCTCGTAGAGACGCAGCAGCGGGAAATGCTCCGCCAGCTGCAGCTGCAGGGTTTCAATTACGGGGGCCACTAAAAGGACAGCGCGGGGAATAACACTCTTCATCAGATCACCTGTTTGACGTTTGGTTACGACGGTAGCCACTATCAAACGGGTTTTTATCGGGGGATTTTGCGATCTGTATCACGCTGAATCGTGTTAAAAATGCATGTTACCGGACGCGTGATCGTGAAGACAAAACGGCGACCAGACAGGCGATGGACCGCGCGCGCATTAACCTTTCGCTAACACACGACAGGCGCTAGCTGGTGGCCGTTAAATCGTTTCGCCCATCGACAGGCGGTAGTGGAGATCCACCTTTTCAATAGTGGGCAGTCCTTTGATTTTCTTTATTAAAATCTCTGTCGCCACCTTACCCATCTCGAAGCGCGGCGTCAGGACGCTGGCCAGCCGGGGAGAGACGATCTGGCCGATCTCCAGGCCATGAAAGCCCGCGATAGCCAGCTCCTGGGGCACGCTGATACCGGATGCCAGGCACTCCTGTAACACGCCCACCGCCAGGTCGTCATTAGTGCACAGGATACCGTCCATATCGGCGTACATTTGCCGCGCCAGGGTCATCATGCCGGTGCCAATGGAAACCGACGAGACTTTATTCGGCGCAATGCGCCCCACCGCCAGCCCGGCATTCTCCATCGCCCGACAGTAGCCCAGATAACGCTGCTCGTCGCGGACGTCGGACATCGAGCCGAAGTAGATGATCCGTCGTTTACCGCTGGCCAGCAGCATGGTGGTCATATCGAAGCCGGCCTGGAAGTTATCGAATCCGACGTTAATGCGTCCTGGATTCTCCGCCAGCCCCATCACTTCGGCGATCGGGATCTTCGCGGCATTCAGATACTTGTCCGCCCGCAGGGAGTGCACCGACTCGGTCAGCAGCAGTCCTTTCACGTTAAACGCCAGCACGGCGGCAATCTGCTCCTCTTCACGCTGGCGATCGTAGTCGTAATTCACCACCAGCGTCTGGTAGCCATGCCCGGCGGCGACAGATTCGATGCCGGCCAGCAGATCGGCAAAAATTTGATTATGAAAGGAGGGAATGAGTACGCCAATCCGCGGCACGGCGACGCTGGTCATCGCCGGATTATCCGGGTCGGGCTGATAGCCGATCTCCGCTATCACGCTGGCAATGCGCTCCGCCGTCTCCGGTTTCACCTTTTCCGGGGTGCGCAAATAGCGGCTAACGGTCATCTTGGTTACGCCAGCCAGCTCGGCAATATCATGGAGAGTAATGCGTTGTGCTTTCATCTGTGTGTCCGCCAAATACCTGACTGCTTCAGGCCATTATGCCTGTCGGGGTGGCAAAAGAGAATGCCAGTCCGTAGCCGTTAACCCGTTGAGTCAGCGAGATTTACCGGCAGCGTCACGTTTAAGGTAACCCCTTTTTGTAACACGGTTTCGAGTGATCTTCATCACAGTTTCCCCCGGTAAAAATCCGTGAGATAGGGCACAGGTTTTCTTCAGCCGCTAATCAGGATATCGAGATGAACGATCTTTTCAGCTTACAAGGTAAACGCATTTTAATTACGGGCGCAGGACAGGGGATCGGTTTTGTCATGGCCCAGGGTCTGGCGCAATATGGCGCAGAAATCATTATTAATGACCTTTCTGCCCCGCGAGCGGACGATGCGGTGATGAAGCTCCGCGACGAAGGCGCCACCGCCCATGCTGCGGTATTTAACGTGACCGATGCCGAGGCCGTTGAAGAAGCCATTGCCAATATCGAAGCGCATCTTGGCCCGATTGACGTGTTATTCAATAACGCCGGGATCCAGCGCCGCCACCCGTTTACCGAATTCCCGGTGCAGGAATGGAATGACGTGATTTCAGTTAACCAGACGGCGGTATTTCTCGTCTCTCAGGCCGTCGCGAAGCGCATGGTTGACCGCCAGCAGGGAAAAATCATCAATATCTGCTCCATGCAGAGCGAGCTGGGGCGCGACACCATCACCCCCTACGCCGCCGCCAAAGGCGCGGTGAAGATGCTAACCCGCGGGATGTGCGTTGAGCTGGCGCGGCACAACATTCAGGTCAACGGCATTGCCCCGGGCTACTTTAATACGGCGATGACCCGGACGCTGGTTGAGGATAAGGCGTTTACCGACTGGTTATGCAAACGCACCCCTGCCGCCCGCTGGGGCGATCCGCAGGAGCTGGTCGGCGCTGCCGTCTTTTTATCGTCAAACGCGTCGAATTTCGTCAACGGCCATCTGCTGTTTGTTGATGGCGGCATGCTGGTCGCGGTCTGAGTGAGGGAGCGCATGATGGCAGGACAATGCATTATTTTGATGGGCGTCTCCGGGACCGGCAAATCCACCGTCGGTCAGGCATTGGCCCACGCGCTGGGGGCGAAATTTATCGACGGCGACGACCTTCATCCACGCAGCAATATCGTCAAAATGGCCACCAGCCAGCCGCTGAATGATGAGGATCGTCAACCGTGGCTGACGCGTATCGCCGACGTTATTTTCAGCCTTGAGCAGAAAAACGAGTCTGGTGTATTGGTCTGTTCCGCATTGAAAAAGCGCTATCGCGACCGCCTGCGTGAGGGGAACGCGAAGCTACGCTTCCTGTGGTTGACCGGGGATTATGACTGCATTTTGCAGCGTATGCGCCAGCGTAAAGGCCACTTTATGCCAGAGGCGCTACTGCGTAGCCAGTTCGCCGCCCTGGAGACGCCAGACGCCAGTGAAAGCGATGTTCTGGCCGTCGATATTACCCCCGACGTCGCCAGTATTGTCGCCCACTCATTAACGTTACTTCATCCGCAACAACCGCAGAGGATCCCGGCATGATTATCGATACCTTAACCGCCGCCGCCGAAAATGAGCTCTATCCGCCGGTGATTCGCCAGGCGCTGCAGGCCGTGTTACAGCAACAACCGCACGCGCTGCCGCCGGGGAAATATACCGTCGAGAGTGATAATGTGTTTTTTACCGTCGTCGAAGGCCATACCCGGCCGCTGGGCGAGCAACGTCCGGAATATCATCGTCAATATCTCGATATTCACATTGTGCTGAAAGGCGAAGAGATCATCGGTGCCGGGAATAAAGGGCTGCCGGTCGTTGAAGATGGCCCCTTCAACACGGCGCAGGATATCGGTTTCTGCCAGGCTATCGACAGCGAAACGCTGATTCATCTCCACCCGGAAGAGCTGGCGATCCTCTTCCCCGGTGAATTACACCGCCCGATGGCCTGCCTCGAACAAGGCGCAGCGTTGCGCAAAATCGTGGTCAAAATCGATCGCGCGCTGCTGTAACGCGATCGTTCGGCCCCGCACGCTCCCCGCGGGGCCTGGGATAACCACTTAGTTATCCAGCTCATCCATGGATTTTACCTGGTCGCGGTTAATCTGCTCCACGCGGCCGGTTTCGGCATTTTTGTAAGAAACGAGGCCGGTATCATCATCCACCTGCGGTTTGCCGCTGGTGACAATGGTCTTGCCGTCGGTGGTTTTGATCGACTGATTCGATGAGCAGCCGGCCACGAACATGATTGCCGTCGCTGCCAGTGCGGATGCCACCAGAATATTGTTCCGCATTGTATCCTCCTGTCTTTTCATCAATAGGTATCGTTATGGTGCTAACTATAGTTAGCCTGACCCGACAGGGGGTTAAAAGCAGAACTCTCCGAAGATGGCCGCAGCCCATAAAAAAGGGCTGACGATGTCGTCAGCCCACGTTTGTAGCTATCCGGCCAGGCCGGTGCGCTTATTTGGTGATTTGCGCGTGCATTTCCTGAACCGAAATCACCTTATCGGTGGCGTCGGCGTTCAGGGCCATCGCGGTGGCAAAGCCGCCGTTCAGGGTGGTGTCATAGTGCACCTTGTACTGCAGCGCGCTGCGGCGGATCAGCTTGGAATCTTCAATCGCCTGGCGACCTGCGGTGGTGTTGATGATGTAGGTATATTCGCCATTCTTAATGCGGTCCTGAATGTGCGGACGACCTTCATGCACCTTGTTCACCAGACGCGGGTTAATGCCCGCTTCGCCCAGCACAATCGCCGTGCCGTGAGTCGCATCCAGCTCGAAGCCGAACTTCAGCAGCTTCGCCGCCAGGTCGACCACGCGCTCTTTGTCGCCTTCGCGGACGGAGAGCAGTGCGCGACCCTGTTTCTTCATGGTCGAGTTACTGCCCAGCTGCGCTTTGGCGAACGCTTCAGCGAAGGTGCGGCCGACGCCCATCACTTCCCCGGTAGAGCGCATTTCTGGCCCCAGCAGCGGGTCAACGCCCGGGAATTTGTTGAACGGCAGGACCACCTCTTTCACCGAGTAGTACGGCGGGATGATCTCTTTGGTCACGCCCTGCTGCGCCAGGGTTTTACCCGCCATCACGCGCGCCGCCACTTTCGCCAGCGGTACGCCGGTGGCTTTGGAGACAAACGGTACGGTACGCGCAGCACGCGGGTTGACTTCAATCAGATAAACTTCGTTATCTTTCACCGCGAACTGGACGTTCATCAGGCCACGAACCTGCAGCTCGAAGGCCAGTTTCTGCACCTGCTCGCGCATCACATCCTGAATCTCTTTGCTCAGGGTGTAGGCTGGCAGGGAACAGGCGGAGTCGCCGGAGTGAACGCCTGCCTGCTCGATATGCTCCATGATGCCGCCAATCAACACCATT contains the following coding sequences:
- the folA gene encoding type 3 dihydrofolate reductase, yielding MISLIAALAVDRVIGMENAMPWNLPADLAWFKRNTLNKPVVMGRLTWESIGRPLPGRKNIVISSKPGSDDRVQWVSSVEEAIAACGDVEEIMVIGGGRVYEQFLPKAQKLYLTHIDAEVEGDTHFPDYDPDEWESVFSEFHDADAQNSHSYCFEILERR
- a CDS encoding LacI family DNA-binding transcriptional regulator; this encodes MKAQRITLHDIAELAGVTKMTVSRYLRTPEKVKPETAERIASVIAEIGYQPDPDNPAMTSVAVPRIGVLIPSFHNQIFADLLAGIESVAAGHGYQTLVVNYDYDRQREEEQIAAVLAFNVKGLLLTESVHSLRADKYLNAAKIPIAEVMGLAENPGRINVGFDNFQAGFDMTTMLLASGKRRIIYFGSMSDVRDEQRYLGYCRAMENAGLAVGRIAPNKVSSVSIGTGMMTLARQMYADMDGILCTNDDLAVGVLQECLASGISVPQELAIAGFHGLEIGQIVSPRLASVLTPRFEMGKVATEILIKKIKGLPTIEKVDLHYRLSMGETI
- the kefF gene encoding glutathione-regulated potassium-efflux system oxidoreductase KefF; the encoded protein is MILIIYAHPYPQHSHANKRMLEQAGTLEGVEIRSLYQLYPDFNIDIAAEQAALARADLVIWQHPMQWYSVPPLLKLWMDKVLAHGWAYGHNGIALRGKSLMWAVTTGGGESHFDIGSFPGFPVLAQPLQATALYCGMKWLPPFAMHCTFICDDETLQEQARHYRQRLIDWQEAHQNG
- a CDS encoding gluconokinase codes for the protein MAGQCIILMGVSGTGKSTVGQALAHALGAKFIDGDDLHPRSNIVKMATSQPLNDEDRQPWLTRIADVIFSLEQKNESGVLVCSALKKRYRDRLREGNAKLRFLWLTGDYDCILQRMRQRKGHFMPEALLRSQFAALETPDASESDVLAVDITPDVASIVAHSLTLLHPQQPQRIPA
- the kefC gene encoding glutathione-regulated potassium-efflux system protein KefC — encoded protein: MDSHTLIQALIYLGAAALIVPIAVRLGLGSVLGYLIAGCIIGPWGLRLVTDAEAILHFAEIGVVLMLFVIGLELDPQRLWKLRASVFGGGALQMVACGVLIGLFCMLLGLRWQVAELIGMTLALSSTAIAMQAMNERNLTVSQMGRSAFAVLLFQDIAAIPLVAMIPLLAASGGATSLVAFALSALKVAAALALVVALGRYLTRPLLRFVARSGLREVFSAVALFLVFGFGLLLEEVGLSMAMGAFLAGVLLASSEYRHALESDIEPFKGLLLGLFFIGVGMSIDFGTLVTHPLRIVILLVGFLAIKMLMLWLIARPLGVPRAQRRWFAVLLGQGSEFAFVVFGAARMADVLDGEWAKALTLAVALSMAATPILLVLLTRMEKSSSGQARDADEIDEEQPRVIVAGFGRFGQIAGRLLLSSGVKMVILDHDPDHVDTLRKFDMKVFYGDATRVDLLESAGAEKAEVLINAIDDPHVSLELVARVKEHFPHLQIISRARDVDHYIQLRQAGVDAPERETFEAALKSGRMTLEALGLGAYEARERADLFRRFNLQMVEEMVAMAENDAASRVAVFKRTSDMLTGIINEDRHHLSLVQRHGWQGTEEGRHTGDIADEPENKPSA
- a CDS encoding YhcH/YjgK/YiaL family protein — protein: MIIDTLTAAAENELYPPVIRQALQAVLQQQPHALPPGKYTVESDNVFFTVVEGHTRPLGEQRPEYHRQYLDIHIVLKGEEIIGAGNKGLPVVEDGPFNTAQDIGFCQAIDSETLIHLHPEELAILFPGELHRPMACLEQGAALRKIVVKIDRALL
- a CDS encoding YgdI/YgdR family lipoprotein; this encodes MRNNILVASALAATAIMFVAGCSSNQSIKTTDGKTIVTSGKPQVDDDTGLVSYKNAETGRVEQINRDQVKSMDELDN
- a CDS encoding 2-hydroxyacid dehydrogenase; translation: MKSVIPRAVLLVAPVIETLQLQLAEHFPLLRLYEQDDPIAFLREQGENIAVVVTRGDVGVANSVLELLPQAGLIAIFGVGTDAVDLAYARSRQIAVTITSGVLTNDVADLAMGLLLAGSRQLCQGDRFVREGRWLSGGMPLATQVSGKRIGLLGMGNIGQAIARRARGFDMQVLYTDRKKIAGLDYQWCADLHTLAHESDFLVIAASGGEANRGIIDASVFNVMPAHAWLINIARGSLVDEKALIHALQNGVIAGAGLDVFEQEPQVPAALIALDNVVLQPHVASATQETRQKMSEVVFANVAAWFAGAALPNAID
- a CDS encoding MFS transporter, which produces MNEKIPSTRWLRIIVPVLIACIMSFMDRVNISFALPGGMEADLGITSQMAGVASGIFFIGYLFLQIPGGRIAVNGSGKKFIAWSLVAWAIVSVATGFVTHQYQLLVLRFILGVSEGGMLPVVLTMVSNWFPEKELGRANAFVMMFAPLGGMLTAPVSGAIIAALDWRWLFIIEGLLSLVVLVVWWFMISDRPQEAHWLPARERDYLVTTLAAERAAKQAEAPVSKAPVKDVFGNAGLMKLVILNFFYQTGDYGYTLWLPTILKGLTGGNMASVGFLAVLPFVATLAGIYVISLFSDHSGKRRLWVRFSLYSFAAALVASVVLRDQMVAAYIALVICGFFLKSATSPFWSMPGRIASPEVAGSARGVINGLGNLGGFCGPYLVGVMMYLYGQNVAVCALAGSLIIAGTMTFLLPKQCDLVDNDSDVAIKNQPRNA
- the idnO gene encoding gluconate 5-dehydrogenase, with protein sequence MNDLFSLQGKRILITGAGQGIGFVMAQGLAQYGAEIIINDLSAPRADDAVMKLRDEGATAHAAVFNVTDAEAVEEAIANIEAHLGPIDVLFNNAGIQRRHPFTEFPVQEWNDVISVNQTAVFLVSQAVAKRMVDRQQGKIINICSMQSELGRDTITPYAAAKGAVKMLTRGMCVELARHNIQVNGIAPGYFNTAMTRTLVEDKAFTDWLCKRTPAARWGDPQELVGAAVFLSSNASNFVNGHLLFVDGGMLVAV